CCCATCTGGAGAAAGAATGGAGCAACTGGCCGATCTGCTGGCGGTGGGTGATCTGAAAGTAAAAGTTGACCAGACTTTCCCACTGGAAGATGTGGGGAAAGCACATGAAACTGTGGAAACGGGTCATGTAACCGGCAAGGTTGTGCTGGTGATCTAAAAGATAAATTATGCTCAGTTACTGGGAAAAACAATCACTTCTTCAATACGATTACATTATTGCCGGCAGTGGAATCGTGGGTTTGTCTACGGCTATCAGTCTGCGCGAAACGCAGCCGCAGGCTCGTGTGCTTGTATTGGAGAAGGGCGTGTTGCCAACAGGGGCGAGTACAAAGAACGCGGGGTTTGCCTGTATAGGGAGTTTGACAGAGTTGCTGGCAGATTTGCGACAATTGCCAGCTGCTGAAGTATTGGCATTGTTGGAGTTGCGTTGGCAAGGGTTGCATGCCTTGCGGCATCGTGTGGGTGATCAGCATATGGATTACAGGGAGAATGGGAGTTATGAGCTGATAGGAGAGAAGGAGCTGCCTGCACTTTCAGAAATCGACGGCATGAATGACTTGTTGCGGCCTATGTTGGGGGGAGATGCGTTTACGTTGGTTTCCAGTGATTTCGGGTTTAATAAGTCGTATGTAAAGGCTTTGATCAGGAATAATTTTGAGGGGGAGTTACATACGGGGAAGATGATGCGCCGGTTGATAGACCTGGCGCTTTTTTATGGGGTAGAGATTAAGACGGGGTGTACGATTTCAGGTATTTCGGAATCAGATGGTGGTGTATATGTGTCAGTGGGGGAGTATTCCTTTATGGCAGGTCAGGTAGGAATCTGTACAAATGCATTTACCCGTGAGCTGATCCCTGAACTTGATGTAGTACCTGGCAGGGGGCAGGTATTAATAACCGATCCTATCCCAGGATTACCTTTTAAAGGCATCTACCATATGGACGAGGGGTATTATTACTTCAGGGAGCTGGAAGGCCGTGTACTATTCGGGGGAGGTCGTAATATGGACTTTGCCGGAGAGGCAACCACTGCTTTTGAATTGAATACCCCAATTCACACAGAGCTGGAAAACCGTTTACGCCATATTATTTTGCCGGGTTTTTCGTTTAATATTGCTGACCGCTGGGCGGGCATCATGGCTTTTGGCCAGAACCGGCAGCCGGTTATCCGCCGTCATTCACCCCGAATCGCGCTGGGCGTAAGAATGGGCGGTATGGGTGTTGCAATTGGAACCGCTATAGGGGCACAATTAGCCGCTATCCTTATCAAAGAATGATCACGATCAATTCCACCACTGAAATAATTTTTAAATGTAAATTTTACGTTTAATAAAAATGTTACTATATTGACCAACAATTATTTTATACCACGTTGATTTTATGCAAAAGAGTTTACAATTCCTCGATTATGTTGTCTTTTTGGTGTATTTCGCGATAGTTGCCGGTTACGGTATATATATCTACCAGAAAAAGAAACGAAAAACTACTGACTCCAAAGACTTTTTCCTGGCAGAAGGATCCCTTACATGGTGGGCCATTGGTGCTTCCCTGATCGCTTCCAACATCTCTGCGGAGCAGTTTATAGGTATGGCCGGTTCCGGTTTTAATATAGGTCTGGCGATTTCCACTTACGAATGGATGGCTGCTGCTACCCTGATTATCGTAGCGGTATTTTTCCTCCCTATTTACCTGAAAAACAAGATTTATACCATGCCGCAGTTCCTGCTGCGCAGGTATAACCAGA
This Chitinophaga sancti DNA region includes the following protein-coding sequences:
- a CDS encoding FAD-dependent oxidoreductase: MLSYWEKQSLLQYDYIIAGSGIVGLSTAISLRETQPQARVLVLEKGVLPTGASTKNAGFACIGSLTELLADLRQLPAAEVLALLELRWQGLHALRHRVGDQHMDYRENGSYELIGEKELPALSEIDGMNDLLRPMLGGDAFTLVSSDFGFNKSYVKALIRNNFEGELHTGKMMRRLIDLALFYGVEIKTGCTISGISESDGGVYVSVGEYSFMAGQVGICTNAFTRELIPELDVVPGRGQVLITDPIPGLPFKGIYHMDEGYYYFRELEGRVLFGGGRNMDFAGEATTAFELNTPIHTELENRLRHIILPGFSFNIADRWAGIMAFGQNRQPVIRRHSPRIALGVRMGGMGVAIGTAIGAQLAAILIKE